One window from the genome of Chloroherpetonaceae bacterium encodes:
- a CDS encoding NAD-dependent epimerase/dehydratase family protein, whose translation MKILITGGSGFVGSNLAVYLSQKGHQVTCLDNLSRRGSEILLSRILELGCDFVHGDIRNPEDFGKLKGSFDTLIECSAEPSVLVGTEGDDARYMLNVNLAGSLNCFEYARKTGAGVIFISTSRVYPYTRLNELQFVERDTRFELKENSQGVSINGVSTKFDLKGARSLYGATKLASEVILEEYAHSYNMPAIINRCGVIAGPWQLGKVDQGVFTFWLTAHYFKKNLKYIGFGGKGKQVRDLLHVLDLCELVEKQLAALPKYRGEVFNSGGSRPVSLSLLETTALCEEITGNKVSVMQSPENRPADVIWYVTDNGQTEPEFGWKPKRTPKEILQDTFNWIKENESRFSKLFNS comes from the coding sequence ATGAAAATTCTCATCACTGGCGGCTCCGGCTTCGTCGGTTCCAACTTAGCTGTTTATCTTTCTCAAAAAGGGCATCAAGTCACTTGCTTGGATAACCTTTCGCGTCGTGGTTCGGAAATTCTCTTATCCAGAATTTTAGAACTCGGCTGCGACTTTGTTCACGGCGATATCCGTAATCCCGAAGATTTCGGGAAGCTCAAAGGCTCGTTTGACACCCTGATTGAATGCAGTGCCGAGCCTTCAGTGCTTGTGGGCACAGAGGGCGATGATGCACGGTATATGCTCAATGTGAATTTGGCTGGGTCGCTCAATTGTTTTGAGTATGCCCGTAAAACCGGCGCAGGGGTAATCTTCATCTCTACCTCGCGAGTTTATCCTTACACGCGTCTCAATGAGTTGCAATTTGTGGAGCGTGATACGCGTTTCGAATTAAAAGAAAATTCGCAAGGCGTTTCAATTAATGGGGTATCCACAAAGTTTGACTTAAAAGGCGCGCGTTCCCTCTATGGGGCTACAAAACTTGCATCAGAGGTGATCTTGGAAGAATATGCCCACAGTTACAATATGCCTGCAATCATCAATCGCTGTGGCGTTATTGCCGGGCCGTGGCAGTTGGGCAAAGTCGATCAAGGAGTGTTTACATTTTGGCTCACGGCGCACTATTTCAAAAAGAACCTCAAGTATATTGGTTTTGGTGGAAAAGGGAAGCAGGTGAGAGACCTCTTACATGTCCTTGATTTGTGTGAATTGGTTGAGAAACAACTGGCTGCGTTGCCGAAGTATCGCGGGGAAGTATTTAATTCCGGCGGCTCACGGCCGGTAAGCCTTTCGCTGTTAGAAACCACTGCCTTATGCGAAGAAATCACGGGGAATAAAGTCTCCGTTATGCAAAGTCCCGAAAATAGACCTGCCGATGTGATTTGGTATGTGACCGATAACGGGCAAACTGAGCCCGAGTTCGGTTGGAAACCCAAACGCACACCAAAAGAGATTCTTCAAGACACATTCAATTGGATTAAAGAGAATGAATCGCGGTTCTCTAAACTCTTTAATTCCTAA
- a CDS encoding GDP-mannose 4,6-dehydratase has product MKGKQFWKGKQVLVTGATGFVGSLLVYRLLDHGASVLGTKLSKLNKNDDLPGVEIVRNNCADFPSLFELIETRKPDIIFHLAAQSSVQVSIAEPYETTKTNVLALTGILESLRKLQSKARLVHIGSADVYGRAIHSKEDMKWYKSNHPYYLFGKTDEVKSELPLKETAPLRPLSPYASSRAHNEMILHNYVNLYGLDAVATRSFNHEGFGRGANFVTGSIIQQVKELQRGEREEMSIGNVSTFRDWSYVWDMIEAYMSLAEKGKSGEIYNCGSGKANSVATFLLLALEATFGKVLSIRGLEGKNKFQNPLKLESITLFQKKAPQTALDIALLTGKYEFKINPDKSKTCGFIVETASKDIRVVFDKSKIRQADIPILIADTAKVSKLGVSFKTPLSAIIAEMLDPRQMVENLRRK; this is encoded by the coding sequence ATGAAAGGAAAGCAGTTTTGGAAGGGAAAACAAGTCTTAGTGACCGGTGCAACGGGCTTTGTAGGAAGTTTGCTTGTCTATCGACTTTTAGACCACGGCGCATCAGTGCTTGGAACAAAGCTTTCGAAGCTGAATAAAAATGATGATTTGCCGGGTGTTGAAATTGTAAGAAATAATTGTGCCGATTTTCCATCGCTCTTTGAACTCATCGAAACCCGCAAGCCCGATATCATTTTTCATTTGGCGGCGCAATCATCTGTGCAGGTATCCATCGCGGAGCCTTATGAAACCACCAAAACCAATGTACTCGCGTTAACCGGCATATTGGAATCGCTTCGCAAATTGCAATCAAAGGCGCGGCTTGTTCATATTGGTTCTGCCGATGTGTACGGGAGAGCCATTCATAGCAAAGAAGATATGAAATGGTACAAAAGTAATCATCCTTATTATCTCTTTGGTAAAACGGATGAAGTGAAGAGTGAATTGCCATTGAAAGAAACCGCCCCTTTGCGTCCGCTTTCTCCGTATGCATCAAGCCGTGCGCATAATGAAATGATTCTTCATAATTATGTGAATCTATATGGGCTGGATGCGGTTGCCACACGCTCCTTCAATCATGAAGGATTTGGGCGAGGGGCTAATTTTGTTACTGGCTCAATCATTCAGCAGGTTAAGGAACTTCAACGGGGCGAGCGCGAGGAAATGAGTATTGGGAATGTTTCCACCTTTCGGGATTGGTCGTATGTATGGGATATGATTGAAGCGTATATGTCCCTTGCGGAAAAAGGGAAAAGCGGTGAAATCTATAATTGCGGCTCAGGCAAAGCAAATTCTGTGGCGACTTTTTTACTGCTCGCACTTGAAGCAACTTTTGGAAAGGTGCTTTCGATTCGCGGACTTGAAGGGAAAAACAAATTTCAAAATCCGTTGAAGTTAGAAAGTATCACACTCTTTCAGAAAAAAGCCCCACAAACCGCACTTGATATTGCTTTGCTCACCGGCAAATATGAGTTTAAGATAAACCCCGATAAATCAAAAACCTGCGGGTTTATCGTTGAAACGGCATCAAAAGACATTCGTGTGGTGTTCGATAAATCGAAAATCAGGCAAGCCGATATTCCGATACTCATAGCCGATACCGCTAAAGTCTCAAAGCTTGGAGTAAGTTTCAAAACACCTTTGAGCGCGATTATCGCTGAAATGCTAGATCCTCGCCAAATGGTTGAAAATCTGAGAAGAAAATGA
- the gmd gene encoding GDP-mannose 4,6-dehydratase, with product MSKKAVITGVTGQDGSYLAELLLEKGYEVHGIVRRTSVVQRTRIDHIRENKNFRDQFFLHYGDLSDSSSLTRMLTIVKPDEVYNLAAQSHVKVSFEIPEYTGDVTAVGTARLLEAIRLSGLNCKFYQASSSEMFGKVQAVPQIETTPFYPRSPYGVAKLYSHWITVNYRESYEMYACSGILFNHESPRRGEQFVTRKIAIGAARIKKGLQKQLVLGNLDAKRDWGYAKEYVEAMWLMLQQPKADDYVIATNETHTVREFCEESFGMLGLDYKDFVKTSPDYERPAEVDLLIGDYAKAKQALGWEPKTTFKGLVKLMVEAEIEAIDKAQLAHA from the coding sequence ATGTCAAAAAAAGCAGTGATTACCGGCGTTACCGGTCAAGATGGATCGTATTTAGCAGAGCTTTTACTTGAAAAGGGATATGAAGTCCACGGAATCGTGCGTAGAACAAGTGTTGTTCAACGTACCCGAATCGATCATATTCGTGAGAATAAAAATTTTCGAGATCAATTTTTCCTTCACTACGGCGATCTTTCCGATAGCTCTTCGCTTACTCGGATGCTTACGATTGTCAAGCCCGATGAAGTCTATAATCTCGCCGCGCAAAGCCACGTCAAGGTGAGTTTCGAAATCCCTGAATACACCGGCGATGTCACCGCTGTAGGAACAGCAAGGCTTTTAGAAGCCATTCGTCTTTCGGGCCTTAATTGCAAGTTTTATCAAGCCTCATCAAGCGAAATGTTTGGCAAAGTGCAAGCGGTGCCACAAATTGAAACCACGCCCTTTTATCCACGCAGCCCTTATGGCGTGGCTAAGCTCTATTCGCATTGGATTACCGTCAATTACCGCGAAAGCTATGAGATGTATGCCTGTTCCGGGATTCTCTTTAATCACGAATCCCCTCGCCGCGGGGAGCAATTTGTAACAAGAAAAATCGCCATTGGTGCGGCGCGCATCAAAAAAGGCTTGCAAAAGCAATTGGTGCTGGGTAATCTCGATGCCAAACGCGATTGGGGCTATGCCAAAGAATATGTTGAGGCAATGTGGTTGATGCTCCAACAGCCGAAGGCGGATGACTATGTTATCGCCACCAACGAAACACACACTGTGCGTGAATTCTGTGAAGAATCTTTCGGAATGCTTGGCCTCGATTACAAAGACTTTGTTAAAACCAGCCCTGATTACGAACGACCGGCCGAAGTTGATTTACTCATTGGCGACTATGCAAAAGCAAAACAAGCACTCGGTTGGGAACCGAAAACCACATTCAAAGGTCTCGTAAAATTGATGGTTGAAGCCGAAATCGAAGCTATTGATAAAGCTCAACTTGCACATGCCTAA
- a CDS encoding glycosyltransferase family 1 protein, whose product MKIGLDIRFLHYGLARKGDNKNIGGIGVYQKNLLLNLLDIDSENHYYLLIHSHLSPKPIEELVQPKKNVSILPLMREIYLPFMDSSLGIKIRALQRRFIHNRTLESAGLDVVHFSGERDIGTKPSEMKVVITIYDVIHELLSKKGEAFGRRLNTRTSKNVELADHIFAISEATKNDLIEHFGAKAEKITVTYLDCDRKVFYPRPQNEIDTVKAKYKIQSPYFIHVGSIYASKNTERIVRAFAAAKREIKTPMFLYFAGVMAKYGKPEVEEFYRVVREEEAESYIQLLPPVTDNELSALYTGSVANLHPSLYEGFGMTLLEAMASGTAVITSNTSSMPEVVGDAGIVVNPEETKEVKDAIEKLTIDGIYRKLLINKTNEQLEKFSWKYCANIAIETIKYNLFI is encoded by the coding sequence ATGAAGATTGGGCTTGATATTCGCTTTTTGCACTACGGCTTAGCACGAAAAGGCGATAATAAAAATATCGGCGGAATCGGAGTCTATCAAAAAAATCTTCTGCTCAATCTTTTAGACATTGATTCTGAAAATCACTATTATTTATTGATTCATTCGCATTTATCACCAAAGCCGATTGAAGAACTTGTTCAGCCGAAAAAGAATGTATCGATTCTCCCATTAATGCGCGAAATTTATCTCCCATTTATGGATTCATCTTTGGGTATAAAAATTCGCGCTCTCCAACGGAGATTCATTCACAACCGGACACTTGAATCGGCAGGGCTTGATGTGGTTCATTTTTCAGGTGAGCGCGACATTGGCACTAAACCAAGTGAGATGAAGGTGGTTATTACCATTTATGATGTTATCCACGAACTTCTTTCGAAAAAAGGGGAAGCATTTGGACGGCGGTTAAATACGCGTACTTCAAAAAATGTTGAACTTGCCGATCACATTTTTGCAATTTCAGAAGCAACCAAAAATGATTTGATTGAGCACTTTGGTGCTAAAGCAGAAAAGATTACCGTCACTTATCTTGATTGCGATAGAAAGGTTTTTTACCCGCGCCCGCAAAATGAAATTGATACAGTAAAAGCCAAATACAAGATTCAAAGCCCCTATTTTATTCATGTCGGCAGCATTTATGCTTCCAAAAACACAGAGCGAATCGTTCGTGCCTTCGCGGCAGCAAAGCGAGAGATAAAAACTCCGATGTTTCTTTACTTTGCCGGTGTAATGGCAAAATATGGGAAGCCTGAAGTTGAAGAATTTTACCGAGTTGTTCGCGAGGAGGAAGCCGAGTCGTACATTCAATTGCTTCCTCCTGTGACTGATAATGAACTTTCCGCTTTATACACCGGTTCGGTTGCCAATCTTCATCCTTCACTTTATGAAGGTTTTGGGATGACACTCTTGGAAGCAATGGCGTCAGGAACTGCGGTAATCACATCCAATACGTCTTCTATGCCGGAAGTAGTTGGGGATGCGGGGATTGTGGTGAATCCTGAGGAAACTAAAGAAGTTAAGGATGCAATTGAGAAATTGACAATTGATGGTATTTATCGAAAGTTATTAATAAATAAAACAAATGAGCAATTGGAGAAATTTAGTTGGAAATATTGTGCAAATATTGCAATTGAAACAATTAAATATAATTTATTTATATAA